ttgtttttagtaTACTACTCCATTAGCCCAACACAAAAATAAAtgcaaataataatgataaaaacaaacaaaatacaaCTTTGTTACTTATTTTGTTTATGGAGTTTCGATACTCCAAAAATTGTCTCGGGTCCCCTCTATGTAACTATGTTTGATCTTTCAACTCTAGATAATAATTCTTTAGAAATAAAAAGATCTCAACTTGTTGCTCACAGATAGAATAGAACATATTTGTAAGTTCATAATATAATTCATACTTGCTAAAATGTAgtactaaaaaatttatattattaacaaagcaaattttaaaaatacgaaCAACGAATAAattctcaaaaaaattaaaacataaaagaTGAACCAGATATTAGagatatatattatttgattttttatgatttttttgtaattttttaatgactgaaatgttaaaaaaatgtaaaaaaaaaatcaagagatcgaattttgttcaattttttgCATAAATCTCtaaatagttatttaaatattctctcaactatttaaaattttaaatcagatGTATAAATTATTTGTGAAATGTAAAAATTATTTgttacttataaaaaaataatgtttgtattttcaaattattttcggAGATTCTTTTGGGCTAACTAAAATATATAATACGCGGAGAACATATTGTCAATACGTAGATGTATTGTGTTACcttcataattttgaaaaataccataaaattaaataataaaatattacatCAAAGTTTTACCAATATCTACAAAAATAAACGGTTTCCTTCATGGtatgtattaattaaattcaattactAGATTCTCCTAATTGGCAGGACGAAAACAGACTAATTCACCTAACTTTATTTAAAGGTCTATCCTTAAAAGGAACAAATATAATGACCACTTGACCAATACAAATAGATTAAGCTGAAAATTATTTGAGAAGTAGAATTTGTtgatgctttttatttttctttttacttttcctAGTACATTATACTTTAACCACTATTGGGAGGccaaatatttaaaatttcttCATGCCCTTAATTTACACTATTCACAAATTTGTTGGACACTGTTTCGGGGGTTATACTTTACAGTTCAGGGTTTAAACTTGACAACTTTCAGGTATGATTAGTTTCTCAAATCTTTTacttcattattaaaaaaaaacaaaacaaaacaaaaccctCTGACCGAAAGTGTTATTTTCCATCAAACCAAAATCTTACATAAGAATTAGTGAATTACATGACATAAATATATCTATCTAAGGATGCTTAATAAGCAGTAACCATAAGAATCTTAGGGCATGAAAATTACAGAACCAAAAAGGCACCAACCTATGTTTTTAGATTATAATGTGATGGTAAACAGAAACATATTTTactcaaaattggcatttcatgcTTGGATGAAGGGGAGGTAACATGAACTTTCCCAAAATTTCACTCTTTCCACATATCTGCAAACTCATCGGGCTCCAGAGGATTAGACATCTCATGCATTTTCCTCCTTGTCTTTGCCTTGATCTTCTTTGCATATTTCCCAGACTTCTTCCGTTTCTCCAATGCTCGAACCTGCGAGAAACCAATATGGTAAGGCCATGAACACAACCAGTGTCAATAAAACTATTTTCGCTATAAAAAATATAGATGGAGAGCATGCTAGTACCTGATTTGGTGACACGTAGAATGGATTCGCATATAATGTTGGCCCTCCAAAACTGCCACCAAATATCTTAATTGGGTTCAAGCAGAACCGCGGGCCAACCTAAATAAGCAATTAGAGCACAAGGGTTAATAAAGGAAGATTATAAATTGACAGAGCAATTCATAAATAACAATAAACAAATTTTCAGACCTCAACCAAATTCATTTGTTCGAGGCCTCCTCGGGGTAATTTGTCTGTCTCATTGTGAGGAACATCGATCTGCATGGAAAAGAAAAGTTTAGTTTGCGAAACATGGCTCAGGAAGCAAAGGGAAATCATGCTCACAAGCTACCATTTGTTTAATGCGTATATAGATGAAGAAAATGACACCTCTATCTCATTTAACTTATTAAGACACCTCAATACATTATGGAACATGGAAAACTATAATCACTAGATCAATATCATGCCATCAAATTCATGGAAACTATATTCCTGTAATAATGCATTGGTAAGTGGTGACATGGTGTGCAAGGCATGTTCATCTTTATCGAGTATAGTTTCTTTTCTCTCCTGACTTAATCCAGTGGTCAACTGATAAACACTAAAGGAGTGGaatatcttaaataattttaagGCAAACCTGGTAGTTCCGGAACCATATATGGTCATCAGCTATTGAGAAAACAAACACGTGATCATGGAAAGGTTTAGCTTTTCTGTGGTCTTTTGGAGTTTCAAATatctgaagaaaagaaagaaagagtatGTCAGCAGTAATCAAACTTTTCTGTATGAAATAATAAAGAAGTGCATGTTCGAAGATTTGTGACAACTGCTCCATAAGATCACAAATACATCTTGAAGGTGCAAGTAAAACACTTTTTAAGAATAATCCTTGTGTTTATATGAAATAATTATTAGGAGATTTCTTAAAACTTTCTTCCAGCTGAAACtagataaacaataaaaaaaaatactacttACAGGAAAGAAACAAATCAAATACCTGTAATAACATCTCCTTTAAGAGTCTCCAATGtgcatctttttcaaaatttgttgaaaatgTCAAAATTGGGCGGGAACCTTTTAGGTGATTTCCAGTTAATTTCAATTCCTCCATTGTGTGCACTGGAAACCAGTTAAAAAAAACAGAGATAAGAAAAACGGCACcggaaaagtaaaagaacatagaAGAACACAAATAATCATAAAGCAAAGTGCATAGCCCAGAGTCCAGAACACAACAATTATGGCGAGCAAATTAGCATCATGTAATATATGTAACTCTATATAAATACTCAGACGAGATAAGAAAAATATACATTACCAGCGCTAACTAAAAATTTCACAGACGGACCATTGGGGCATTTTGCCATCCAGAGATAAAGATCTTTTCCCTTCCTGCACTGGAATTCATGTATAGAAAACGGGAAGTAAGACCGTAATCATAATGCATCAAGTTGCCtatattaaatcataaaaatGCAAAATTTTGCACAATAGCTTATTGCATCTGAATGATGTGAccaataaaaagtaaaaacctaCATAGAACCCTATAGACACGAACCATATACTTTTCTAGCAAACAGCAGCATAGCATAACCACAAGGAACCTAATTTAAACAGAGATTGGTAATGAAAATGTTTGTGAAATAAATACCTCAAAAAACAAACAAGAGGAACAATTTTTGAGCTCAACGAGCTCATTCAATGTGGCCCCTTTAGATTCCTTCGATTCAACCTTGTTGTCCTTCTTACAATGAGGCAAAAGCGAGACCACATTCAACATCAAGTGCCGGTacctaaaaatcaaatatttggtTTCCAtatcatttataaaaaaattaaaaaaaaaagacacaacaTTCCCAGAAAAAAGATCTTCTTCAACATTTTGATCATAGAAACTTTTCTACAAGCACATGGAGGGCATGTGGTAGTACCTGAAATTGATACGCCTAGAGCAAGTGACCAAAACCTTCTCTTTGTTCCTGAATATAGGTGAATCATCAAGTTCAACATCCTTGACTTGAGAATCATCACCGTTGACTTCACTCTTATCCTTCCAACCCAAAAGGGTCCTTGCTGGTCTCTCTGGAGCAGCTTCATCCTTTTTGGGAACTGCCACAGCTGCAGTCTCACTATGCTTTCTCTTCTTCCCCATTATACTACTCTTCTAAATTCAACTAAAAAATTGTGACGTACCAAAcaacaaaaatcacaaaaaagtTAGCATTTTGAAGCTGACCCAGATTCCCTATTTCCATTCATTTTACAGAACCATCTCAATGGTAAATGAAAAAACCATAGTGGAAACGAAGACAAAGGAAGAAGAAACGAACCTTGGAACTCGCGGTGGCGGGTTTCTCTGCGTTAGATGGCGATGAAACGAGTTGGAGAAGGAGCAAGCAGAAGAAAAGAGGGTTTTTCAGTTCTGGTTAttagggtttttcttttttttttgggtcaaagTGATTTTTCTACATACTAAAAGGCTATATTAATATTTGGGCTtcttttttggttaaaattttgggCTTCTAATTGGTCACGTTTGCCATTATGGGCTTATAAAAGCCCATGAGCTTTGTTAGATTACTAACCTTTTTATTGCCCAAGATTGGTTTCTTTTCTGTGCATTTTGCTACTAATGGAGCGAGAAGTTCTAGATAGGAAAAAAAAAGATGTGTTTTACCTAAAAAAAGGTTAGTGCTATTTTTTTTACCAACTATTACTATATTTATgtatttgttaaataaaaaaaagttggtGGTGGAAAGACTATAacttctgcaaatctcaaatatTCGAATAGAAATTATCTCCAATAAGacaatactaataataaaaaattattgtaataaCTTAAACAAGTAAAACAACCATGCTTTACTGACTTGGTTTGTTCAATTTGTTTTTCAATTTGCAatattttcctttatttatttaatttggatAAGAGTAATTTTTTTTCCCTCAAAGTTTGAAGTGAAACTTGAACGCACGACTTCTAAATAAGTATgaaaagattatgtcatttgaggtATAATTTATTGGCTTAGATAAGAGTAATGTTATATGCATAACTTTTATGTACATTATTTTTATACATACATCTttcgtttttaaaattaattaaagggtaaagtatattttttgtccctgaagtttgacaaaagtttaaaaaatacccctaagttttattttgtttcaattttgtcctagaaattttcgatttgcatcaaatatacctttagcggctaatttttcaaaaaatttaagaccaattcaacaacaatttcataagaacaaccctcaacacaagcaaatcaagcatcattttcatgcattattattagattggtcttaatttttttgaaaatttagccgtcggggtatatttgatgcaaatcgaaaacttttgggacaaaattgaaacaaaataaaacttaagggtatttttgaaacttttgacaAACTTCAggaacaaaaagtatactttacccttaattAAAATAACTGAtaaggaaagaaagaagatataaaaaaaagttgccttttatattataaaaaaaaataaacaaacaaaacatGAGCATTCAATTTCAACTAATATTTAACAGGTTGTCAAACAAATTTAGTATCAAGCTACTAAAGATTAGTTTTTatagagtttgaattttggatgtTTTTTCTAATTAAgttttgaatattatatttttaagaattttaaaattttttatcttaaatattaGTTATAATATTAGATGTGTAATATACTAATATTAAGTACTCAGtagatcttttcaattttttttaattatttaataaagtgtgatttctcgtcattcaatattttttttaatcctaTTTAAACAGTGTAAAGTAAGAAATCATAATTtaccaaataattttaaaaaatggaaagaattcttttttttttcaggtaTCATTATTTCTCTCGTGTGATATTGATATGAGAGATTTTTCACCACATTTGAGAGGAGACAATTTGGTCACTTTTTTTTAGCGTTTGAAGTTCCTTTTCTGCTATTATTGCTAGCTGGTGTAGGAACTATCTATAGAGTTTGTGGAGATATTTGCATGCAGCTTCAGAACTTGTGGATCATATAtaaagcaaattaaaaaaaaaagtttgctTCATTATAATGTGTGCTTTGCTGCCACTTATTACACGTTTTGCTTTTGAAAGTTGAAACAACACTTTCATCTAATAACTATTTAACTACTTTATATTTCCCCTTACTTAGCATAATGCTCAGATAATTATacctataaatatatatagatgtTTATAAATATTTGAACTAAAATATAAGGCGATAGGGAAGACGTTAGTAGTAGTATTGTAATACCAAATGATATTCTATTCCTAGAATTTGTAATTTTTGATAGATCTAACTATGAATATGTTAAGGATGAACCCATAATAGGAATAATCAATgtgaattaaaagataaatatacatatattttggTACTACTAATTGATGATAGCTAGACAGAATTGAATGGTtactaattaagtaattaactaaCAGATATAACaacttaataattaatttttggtttaattattttattgatctcTATAGTTatacaaaatttataattaattaagtttttatacattttttaattaagtttttacattgtttttaattttgtaattaagtcagttttagtataaaattaaatattataattaactgaatatttttctGTAAATTAAAAGTATCcacaattaaaaatctaattagatttcgaaaaatattctgttaattttaacgtttttgacaaaaaaagacctaataacaaataacaaaattaaaaataatataaagactgaattaaaaaaataatataaaaacttaattaaaaaattagtaaaattattaaaacTAACCGAATATTTACCTTAATTTTATGAGTAACATAATGCGTAGTAATTTTATGGTGCGAAATATTTCAATTGTATGAATATTAATTATTAGGTCTAATAAATCAAAGTGCAATTTTATCTCTcaggtgaaaaaaaaaaaatagaagataaaatAGATACCTTAATCAATAGGAAATCAACGTTCTCTTTGTCTTTGGAATCAATTTAATTTGGTGGGTGCAATAAGTTGCTATCTGAAGCTAATTAATCAAGAACATGCAGAGATCAATCATATACATGGGGTCAATCCTTTGTACAAATGTCAAAATAATCTCCATGAATTTTATCAACATGCATGCTTTGTTCTCGCTACTTGTGCATATATGTCTTATACCTTtcataaaagaaaactaaaaagtGCAGGTACTTTATTTTAGAACCAGTCATCAATACCATTTGAACTAAGAAAACTTTACCGTGATATATATAGCACAATCttaattttattagtttctattttgcatttttcaaaaagacATATATGTGTGAAAAAATACTGTATCCTCCACTAGTTTCTTGCACTTTGTTCTATAATTGTATCTTtcatgaaaagtaaaaaaaaaaagtgtagccACTTTTGAGGACcattatacaaataaataaatgtgACTCAATAATATATTGTGCTTGTGAGCTAagaaaaacataatgaaaaagagaaagctttaATTTTACCAAGTTATATATAAGACATGCTTATTAATTTTGAATCTCATACATGTATACGTAAGTATTAAACTATAAGCACGCATATATATAGTATTGTATTAGTGAATAACTCGTACGGAAAATATTTAGCACggtcaaaaaatatattaatcgcACGAAAAATGTTCAattcagaaataaataaaaaaacattatgTATACATATAGCATAATAACAAtcattaatcaaattaaattaatatatacagATTTTTTTGTTAAACGAAAAATTAAAATAGGACTCTTAATAAAAGGTCATTGGTTCATGACAAAAAAAGATGATTGGTTGActcccaaaataaataaatatgaatataaatggTTAGAATCAAAATTACCAAGttgcattattaattaaaaaaaatagtaaacttGATGTATTTGTTATAACAGAAAACTACTAATAAAAAAAACCAATGAAACTAAATGAAAATTCTGAATATACTTAAAGttggaaaaagataaaataagaattaaattatcattaaatttataatttttattatgtttaattattattttaatttaaagattcataaatttttacttgtttattttatcaattttttcattttaataaaatttaatctcaTAAAATTATACttatttacaagatgatcataaaaaagaattacttaaaaaaaaattattttgacttGTATCAA
The sequence above is drawn from the Arachis hypogaea cultivar Tifrunner chromosome 4, arahy.Tifrunner.gnm2.J5K5, whole genome shotgun sequence genome and encodes:
- the LOC112797974 gene encoding ribosome biogenesis protein BRX1 homolog 2; this translates as MGKKRKHSETAAVAVPKKDEAAPERPARTLLGWKDKSEVNGDDSQVKDVELDDSPIFRNKEKVLVTCSRRINFRYRHLMLNVVSLLPHCKKDNKVESKESKGATLNELVELKNCSSCLFFECRKGKDLYLWMAKCPNGPSVKFLVSAVHTMEELKLTGNHLKGSRPILTFSTNFEKDAHWRLLKEMLLQIFETPKDHRKAKPFHDHVFVFSIADDHIWFRNYQIDVPHNETDKLPRGGLEQMNLVEVGPRFCLNPIKIFGGSFGGPTLYANPFYVSPNQVRALEKRKKSGKYAKKIKAKTRRKMHEMSNPLEPDEFADMWKE